The Planctellipticum variicoloris DNA window TCGAAAAACTGCTGGTGCCGTTTCTGGATCAGACGTATCAGCACGGGTAGTGGGCAGGCAGTGAAGCGAGTGCTTGCCCGGTTGAGGTCGACGTCAAGGGTCCGTTTCCATTCGTAAGTCAGTCCATCACGATGAACCAACGCCGCTACTGCCTGCCCGATCTTGAGTCCGCGCTGATGGACCGGTTGATCATGGCGCACATCGAACGCGGCAGCCGGGTCCTCGATCTGGGCTGCGGCGACGGCCGGCTCCTCTGCCGGCTGCGCGACGAGCACGGCGTATCGATTCAGGGCATCGAGCGCGATCTTCCGCAGGTCGTCGAGGCGATCTCCAAGGGCGTGCCGGTGATTCAGGCTGACCTGGACGAAGGCCTGTCCGAGATCGGCGACCAGGCCTTCGACTACGTGGTGCTGAGCCAGACTCTGCAGCAGGTGCTGCATCCCAAGGATCTGCTGCAGCGGATGCTGCGCGTCGCCCGCCGGGCGGTGGTGGTCGTCCCCAACTTCGGCCACTGGCGGGTCCGCCTGCAGCTCCTGCTGACGGGGCGCGCACCGGTGACCCAGTCGCTGCCGTACGACTGGTACAACACGCCGAACCTGCACCTGCTCTCGATGCTCGACTTCCGCGACCTGCTGCAGAATCTGCGGGTCCGCGTGATCGACGAGGTCCCGATTATTCGAGGGACCGCAGTCCCCAACGCCCGACTCGCGAACCTGCGGGCAGACAACGCGCTGTACGTGATCGAGTCCGCAGAGGCCCCCGCTGTGGCCGCGAATTCGCCCTGACGCCGCAGGCGCTGCCCGGCGTCGGCCGCTCAGGGCCGCCCCCGGTCAACGCGTGAGAAGCTGGGGGCTCGAAGACGCGAACCCCCAGCCGCCCTTTGATTCAGGGGTTTTGGATCGCGCGCACAGAGGAAACAGCCGTGGCGCTCGACGCCGTTAACCCCTTTCCCAGCTCTTGATTCTCGCACGCATAACTTCTGGGATTGTCGACGAAACTGCGTTTGCGAAGAGCTTGCAAAGCGGTGGAAACGACCACAAATTCGCCGAGGTTCCATCCTCGTCGAGAACCGTCGAGTTCTGAAATCTCCGGTTTTCAGCCACTTTCCCCAAGTCGTGAATTGGGCCGCGGCTACAGAAAGACTTATCGGCGTAGAGTGGCGCTCGCTCATCCACGTTCGGGTCCAGGTCTCCGCCTTGGTTCTGATTCGCCAACCCGACTCATCCGCACCGTCCGATCGGCGCAGAACCAGACCTGCCGTCCGTTTGGCGATTAGCATTCTGCAATCGCTCTCACTCCGCCAGTGACTTCTTCAACGCGTCCACAACCTCGGACGCCACCGTCGCATTCACCGATCCATAGCCGAACTTCGCCCGGACCTTCCTGCCGCGCACCACCACCGCCGTCATCACGGCCCGCTGGTGCAGCACCCAGCCGTCCGGCGGCGTCGCCAGACTGGGAAACACCCCCACCGCGGAATGGGCAAACTTCAGCGACATCTGCACGCGGGTCAGATAATCCCGCGTCGCCTCCGGCGTGTCCGAGTACCAGATGACGACCGCACCACTCTCCTTCCCCTCCTTGCCGAGAGCTTCGTCAATCTTCTTCAGATACCCGGCGACGCTCCGATCAAACCGGTCCGCCGGGACGAACAGATAAACAGTCGGCTTCTCGCCGCGGACCTCGGTCGCATCCACCTCCTGTCCCGCCTGGTCGCCGGTCACCATCGTGACCTTCAGCTTCGGAACCCCTTCCCCCACCGTCGGTCCGGAATCCAGATCCCCCCGAGCCACCTCCGCCAGACCGAAGACTGCCAGACAGAGCACCGTCGTCAGTCCGATTCGTTTGCCAGTCATGCTGCTGCTCCAGGGAAATTTCCACGGCGGAATCGATCGGGCGTCCGATGGAATCGCCCGCAACGACCTACGCTACCGGCCGCCGGCCGCCGTAGTCACCCCCTTCTGGCAGCGGGCGTGGAATTTCGCTCAGGCAGTTCTTGCCGCTGATCGGGCGACTTCGAATTTCTTGTCGGCCGCTACGGCCGCCTGGGCCGCAGTCGTCGTTGACGACTTTCAGGCTCCCGACGACAACACGCTGGCATTTCGGACAGCTTGGAACCGGCAGACTTTGCCGATCCCGAGCGGAGCGCGGGACGGATGATCCCATCTGCCGCCTCACTTCCGCTACAACCCGCAGATTTTGACTCATCCCTACGTCCGTTGTCCGCCGAATATTCAGAAGACGCGATAAATCCGTCACTGTCCGCCCATGAAGTCTTCCCGGGGGGAAGATCTGGCGCGGATGGTGGGCCCAGTTTTCTCGAGCACCGCTGGAAAGAGACGTCCATGCAACGTGCGAAATTCAGTCTGGCAAGTGTTTTGTGGCTGTTCGCAGCTTCAGCAGCCCTTGCGCAGACGAACGACGTGTCCCCGAATGGCGCGGGGGTGGTTTCGCTGGAAGACAATTTCAGCGGCACCGCATCCCTCGGCCAGGGAGCCTACATTGATGTCCGGAATATGGCCGGCAGCGGTGTCGGGTACCGCAACGGCTATACGCAGGTCGGCGGATTCATCCCGCTCTGGGGCTCCGATGACTGGTTCATCGCTCCTCAGGCGCGGCTGATCATCACCGACACGCAACGCATCGGGGGCAACCTCGGTCTCGTCGGTCGCCGGTACGTCAGCGACTGGGACCGGATCATCGGCGCCAACCTCTTCTACGACTTTGACGAGTCGTACCTCAACAACCGCTACAACCAGGTCGGTTTCGGCTTCGAAACCCTGGGCGAGTGGCTGGACGTGCGAGGGAACGTCTACCTTCCAACGGGGGGCGAGACCAACAACATGGGCCCCGCCGGCCTCGACTCCACCCTCTACTACATCCAGAACCGCCTTGCAGTTCGCGGCTACGACCTCATCGAACAGTCCCTCAAGGGGGGCGACGTCGAATTCGGCGTCCCCGTCCTGCCGAGCACCCCGTGGCTTCGGGCCTTCGCGGGAGCCTATTTCTACGACGGCGACGGACACGACCCCGTCGGCGTCCGCGGACGCATTGACGCGAACATCAGCAACGACCTGCTCGTCGGCCTGAACGTCACCCACGACAACGTCTACGGCACGAATCTCAATGCCGTCGTCGACTTCCGCTTCTCAGGCTTCCTGCCCACCCGCTACTTCCCCAACTGGACCACCCAGGAGCGCATGCTGACCCAGGTGCAGCGCAACTGGCGAATCGCGACCGACCAATACCTCATCTCGAAGGATATCCCGGTCATCAATCCGCGCGATGACCAGCCGTACTTTGTCGTCCATATCGACAGCAACAACACCGGAGCCGGAACCGGCGACGGGACCGCCGAAAACCCGTACCACAACCTGCCCGGCACGGTTCCCAACCAGACCGACCTGGTGCTTGTCCAGCGCGGTCAGTCGACCGAGGCGGCGCCTTACACCGGCAACATTCAGCTCGTCGACTACGCCCGCATGCTCGGCGAAGGCAAAGCCCACATCTTCGACGGTTACGTCAACTACGGCGGCTATTCGCAGGTCTACAACGACACCGTCCTCCCCGGATTCAGCAACAGCGGTCTCTATCCGTTCCTGTCGAATCCCGCCGGCGATATCGTGACTCTCGCCAGCCACAACGAAGTCTCCGCGATGGTCCTCCAGAACGCCTCCGGCGCCGGAATCGCCGGCAACGGCGTCAGCGGCTTCCACCTCAACAACCTCGAAATCGCCGGCAACGTCGGCGGCGGCATCGTTCTCCAGAACGCCGTCGGCACCGGCGGCGCCACCCTCGACGGCCAGACCATCTCCGGCGGCCTGATCGCCGACATCAACCGCAACGTCGTCCCTGGCTACACTCCCCCCGCCATCGGCGTCGGCAACAACGCTGGCGGCGGCATCGTGATCGACACGGGCGCCGACGGCCTCAACCTCGACATCACCCGCGTCTCGATGAACGCGGCTGCGCCCGGCACGCAGACGGTCGGCATTCAACTGACGGCCGACGACGGCAACTTGTCCGTTATCCTGGACGACGTTCAAACTCGCGGCAATTCGAGTGCCGGCATCCAGCTCAACCAGACCGGCGGCACGACTCTCGCGGCGACCATGACCACGGTCGACGTCTCGGCGAACGCCGGCGACGGTTTGCAGATCAACGGCGACGGCGGCACCACCGTTGTCGGCACCACGCTGACTCCCGTCAACGGGCTGCTGGCCGACGACAACGCGGGCCGCGGCATCGCCATCTCCGGGGCCAACGCCGCGCAGATCGGGGTCGCCCTCAGCGGCGGCAGCACGCAGCGCTCGGGCGACGACGGGCTGTTCATCACCGGCGCCGGCGCGGGGACCGTCGTCGATGTCTCGGTCATCGGCAACAATCTGACCGACAGCGGCCAGACGGTCGCCGGCGCGGCCGCGGTCGATCTCAGCGCTCTGGCGGGGGCGGACGTGACGCTGACCATGAGCAATACGCCAGCGGGCTTCACCACGAACGCCAACGACGATTCCGGGCTGATGGTCACGGCCAACGCGGGCACCGCGACGGCGAACGTGACCAACGGCAACTTCAACAATGCCGGGGTCGACGCCGTCAGTATTCTCGGCACGGCCCTGGGAACCGCCAATGTCAGTCTGACCGGCACTGGCGGCTCCGACGCGGGGAACGACGGCATCCACGCCGTGGCCGACGGCGGTACGGTGAACCTTGAGGTCACCGGGAGCAGCGCGGTTCCGGCCAGCTTCAACGGAGCCGGCGTTAACGGCTTCGACGGCCTCGCCCAGAACGGCGGCACGCTCAACATGTGCCTGGAGTACACGACGTTCAACGGCAGCGGCGATGTCGGCATGACTCTGCTCGCCGACGGCGTCGACGCCATGACGTCTTCGCTGATCTCCGCCAATCTCGACAACGTCCAGGTCAACGGCAGCCAGCTCGGCGGGCTGGCGGGGACGGCCGACAACTTCGGCGAGCTCCGCCTGCGAGCGGTCGCTTCTCAGTTCGACGGCAACGGACTCGGCGCGGCCTCCGACGGCGTGCTGATCACGGCCGACAACAGCGGTCGGGCGTTGACCCTGTTCTCCAACAGCTCCGCCAGCGGGAACAGCGACGACGGATTCAGCTACGTCGCCGGCAACGGCGCGTACATGTCCGCTCGGCTGGATGCGTTCACCGCCACCGGCAATGCGGGGTACGGCGTGAACTTCAACGCGACCGGGGCGGGCACCGACGCCTACCTGATTACGGAAACCGCCAGCGGCGCGAACTCAGTTTCCGGAAATACGCTCGGAAACTACAACCTTGCGTTCACGAATACGGGCGACGCGGTGGCGGCTCTCACCGGATCGTTTAACGGTTCGGGCGGAGACGGCGTCAATATCTCCATCACCGGCGACGGGACCGGCACGGCTCTGGTCAGCCTCACCGGCGACGGGACGACGGATACGATCGACGGGAACGCCGGGAACGGCGTCAACATCAGCATTCAGAACGAGGCGACAGCCGGCGTGAGCGTGACGGGTTACACTTCGATCAGCAACAACGGTGCGGATGGCATTCACGTCGCTCTGCAGGACATCTTCACTGCTGCGGCTGTTGATCTGCGTGGAATTCCGACGACGCTCACGACGATGACCGACAATGGCGACGACGGGGTCGAGGTCGATTTGACGAACGTGGTTCTGGGGCTGGTCGGCGGAGCGGCCGGCAACGTCGACGTCCTCAGCCTGACCGACAACGATCCGAACAACATCTGCCTGCCGGCGCCGGCGCTGATGGCCCTCAACACCGTGGTTGCGGCGCCGACCGCCAACGGGGTGTTGATTGACAGCTACAATATCAACAATACCAGCCCCCCCAATCCGGGACAGGACGGGATTATCGTGATCGGAAACGCCGTCAGCGGCACCGGCGGGATTACGATCAGCAATAACATCGATCCGAACATGGAAGACGGCATCCAGGTCAACCTGACGAACAACTCGACGCCCGCCTTCATCTCGATTCACGACAACCAGCTCAGCGAAATGACGCAAAACGGCATTATCG harbors:
- the metW gene encoding methionine biosynthesis protein MetW; the encoded protein is MNQRRYCLPDLESALMDRLIMAHIERGSRVLDLGCGDGRLLCRLRDEHGVSIQGIERDLPQVVEAISKGVPVIQADLDEGLSEIGDQAFDYVVLSQTLQQVLHPKDLLQRMLRVARRAVVVVPNFGHWRVRLQLLLTGRAPVTQSLPYDWYNTPNLHLLSMLDFRDLLQNLRVRVIDEVPIIRGTAVPNARLANLRADNALYVIESAEAPAVAANSP